A genomic window from Flavobacterium hankyongi includes:
- a CDS encoding PAS domain-containing protein yields MHQNNYIKDHFFSYIKQDHELFNLIIVLNKKRFFVLDCINQDFLWMSRHLFKKLGFRDKENDLLFWKEYFQFSSQIFNDKIAVIEFKNDKGNKASSSTVIYKIFDENNSLKFIVGILESPLLFKTSTKKKNRIKHFQNTLDENEDRFNFISENISDGIYIIEKEQLVFASGAYLKMMCLTQSQKQQSHKVDMFSLVHPEDLEDVKNIIYGAAAQKLPSIKYVFRCRRGDGEYIWREDIMNILYNESKEPIKVVTIARDITQEKIEKIENEKRQKAIDLQNHLLIELYSSIDKEKLKDKIKEVTIIATKGLKIDRASFWEINNDELVCKNLFDKNENSHLKNQALKVREIPKYIAAVNNQVALVAYDVYDNEATSELIDNYLKPLGITDMLDIPIRANGKFYGVLCCEHRDDPRVWSENDISFARALADYLSLAIEENKRIQAEIQLNENQEQLKFISENTSDGILVIENNKISYVSPVFAKLSGYTESYIKKLSLGEVFNFIYPEDAIKISEIIYKNLSLQNEKFSYEYRFKGASGEYQWREDSANVIYNSNGSYSKYILVSRDISERKQTEKKLIESEQQLRLITENTSDGVAVIEGGRLTYVSPSYVKLLNYTKEEYLNYTPNDIYEKFHPDDLVRVKPYINECLMKQMKEFKYEMRFRDVNGEYHWREDSANVIYDEHGKSAKYIVVTRDISARKESDKEKNRLYEITEKQNQKLINFTHIVSHDIRSHTSNLSMILDLFEESNDSDEKREYFNMMKQSTNKLSDTIFFLNETVAIQSGGKNEFENLNLKQEIEQAILGINAIIKSNKAIININVDENIQIKATQSYLESIIFNLLTNAIKYHSKDRLPVINIVANVDNDETILQVSDNGLGIDLEKNKEKVFGMYKTFHGNSDAVGLGLFMVKNHIESMGGRVEVESEVNKGSTFTLYFV; encoded by the coding sequence ATGCATCAGAATAATTATATAAAAGATCATTTCTTTTCATACATAAAGCAAGATCATGAATTATTCAACCTCATTATTGTTTTAAATAAGAAACGTTTTTTTGTATTAGATTGCATTAATCAGGATTTTCTTTGGATGTCTAGACATTTATTTAAGAAACTAGGGTTTAGAGATAAAGAAAATGATTTACTTTTTTGGAAAGAATATTTCCAATTTTCATCTCAAATATTTAATGATAAAATAGCTGTTATAGAGTTTAAAAATGATAAAGGCAATAAAGCTTCCTCTTCAACTGTAATATATAAGATTTTTGATGAAAACAATAGCTTAAAATTTATTGTAGGGATTTTGGAATCACCACTTCTTTTTAAAACATCAACTAAAAAGAAAAATAGGATAAAGCATTTTCAAAATACACTTGATGAAAATGAAGATAGATTTAACTTTATTTCAGAAAACATTTCTGATGGTATTTATATAATCGAGAAAGAACAATTAGTCTTTGCTTCAGGTGCATATCTTAAAATGATGTGCTTGACACAATCTCAAAAGCAGCAAAGTCATAAAGTAGATATGTTTAGTTTGGTTCACCCAGAAGACCTTGAAGATGTAAAGAATATAATTTATGGTGCAGCAGCTCAAAAATTACCTTCTATCAAATATGTTTTTAGATGTCGTAGAGGAGATGGAGAGTATATATGGCGTGAAGATATTATGAATATTCTTTACAATGAAAGCAAAGAACCTATAAAAGTAGTAACCATTGCCCGTGATATCACTCAAGAAAAGATTGAAAAAATTGAAAATGAGAAAAGACAGAAAGCCATTGATTTACAAAATCACCTATTGATTGAATTGTATTCGAGTATTGATAAGGAAAAGCTAAAAGATAAAATTAAGGAAGTCACTATAATTGCGACTAAAGGTTTGAAAATTGATCGCGCTAGTTTTTGGGAAATTAATAATGATGAGCTAGTTTGTAAAAATTTGTTTGATAAAAACGAAAACTCGCATCTAAAAAATCAAGCATTAAAAGTTAGAGAAATACCTAAATATATTGCAGCGGTAAATAACCAAGTGGCTCTTGTAGCATATGATGTTTATGATAATGAGGCAACCTCCGAATTAATTGACAACTACTTAAAGCCCTTAGGAATAACAGATATGTTGGATATTCCTATTAGAGCCAACGGTAAATTTTATGGTGTTTTGTGTTGCGAACATCGTGATGATCCCAGAGTTTGGAGTGAAAATGATATTTCTTTTGCCAGAGCACTTGCAGATTATTTAAGTTTAGCCATTGAAGAAAATAAAAGAATTCAAGCAGAAATTCAGTTAAATGAAAATCAGGAACAACTTAAATTTATATCTGAAAATACTTCTGATGGTATTTTGGTAATTGAAAATAATAAAATTAGTTATGTTTCTCCTGTATTTGCTAAACTTTCAGGGTATACGGAATCATATATAAAAAAGTTGAGTTTGGGTGAAGTCTTTAATTTCATTTATCCAGAAGATGCTATTAAAATTTCTGAAATTATTTATAAAAACCTATCTCTTCAAAATGAAAAATTTAGTTATGAATATCGATTTAAAGGAGCTTCTGGGGAATATCAATGGAGAGAAGATTCTGCCAATGTTATTTATAATTCAAATGGGAGTTATTCAAAATATATTTTGGTATCAAGAGATATTTCTGAAAGAAAACAAACCGAAAAAAAGCTTATAGAAAGTGAGCAACAATTGCGATTAATTACTGAAAATACTTCTGATGGAGTGGCAGTTATTGAAGGAGGTAGACTTACTTATGTTTCGCCATCTTACGTTAAATTACTTAATTACACAAAAGAGGAATATTTGAATTATACTCCCAATGATATTTATGAAAAATTTCATCCTGATGATTTAGTAAGAGTGAAACCATATATAAATGAATGCTTAATGAAACAAATGAAGGAGTTTAAATATGAAATGCGTTTTAGGGATGTAAATGGGGAATACCATTGGCGAGAAGACTCTGCAAATGTTATTTATGATGAACATGGTAAATCTGCAAAATATATTGTTGTTACAAGGGATATATCGGCAAGAAAAGAATCAGATAAGGAAAAAAACAGATTGTATGAGATTACAGAAAAACAAAATCAAAAATTAATTAATTTCACACATATTGTATCGCATGATATTCGCTCACATACTAGCAATTTATCTATGATTCTAGATTTGTTTGAAGAATCGAATGATTCTGATGAGAAAAGAGAATACTTTAATATGATGAAGCAAAGTACAAACAAGCTTTCGGATACTATTTTCTTTTTGAATGAAACTGTTGCCATTCAGAGTGGGGGTAAAAATGAGTTTGAAAATCTCAATCTAAAACAAGAAATAGAACAGGCTATTTTAGGAATAAATGCCATTATTAAGAGCAACAAAGCGATTATTAATATTAATGTTGATGAAAATATCCAAATAAAAGCGACACAATCTTACTTGGAAAGTATTATTTTTAACTTACTTACCAATGCAATTAAATATCACTCAAAAGATAGACTACCTGTTATAAATATTGTTGCTAATGTTGATAACGATGAAACGATATTACAGGTAAGCGATAATGGTTTGGGGATTGATTTAGAGAAGAATAAAGAAAAAGTTTTTGGTATGTATAAAACCTTTCACGGAAATTCAGATGCAGTAGGTTTGGGATTGTTTATGGTTAAAAACCATATTGAATCGATGGGAGGAAGAGTTGAAGTTGAAAGCGAGGTCAATAAAGGAAGTACTTTTACCTTGTATTTTGTATGA
- a CDS encoding putative quinol monooxygenase, giving the protein MFIRIVKLSFHQENITVFLENFEEIKDKIRNSPGNQLLELYQDKNNPCIFFTYSYWETEQDLENYRNSALFDEVWTFTKKLFNDKPEAWSVDRLVSLA; this is encoded by the coding sequence ATGTTCATAAGAATAGTAAAACTTAGTTTCCACCAAGAAAACATTACTGTGTTTTTAGAAAACTTTGAAGAAATCAAAGATAAAATCAGAAACTCCCCTGGCAATCAATTATTAGAATTATATCAAGACAAAAACAATCCTTGTATATTTTTCACTTATAGTTATTGGGAAACAGAACAGGACTTAGAAAACTATAGAAATTCTGCCTTATTTGATGAAGTTTGGACATTTACAAAAAAACTATTTAATGACAAACCCGAAGCATGGAGTGTTGATCGATTAGTTTCTTTAGCTTAA
- a CDS encoding SAM hydrolase/SAM-dependent halogenase family protein — translation MSIITLTTDFGLKDHFVGALKGKILSENPDAQIVDISHCIDLFNITEASYIISAAYSSFPKGTVHLIGVDSERTIDTSHIVMQWNDHYFVCADNGILSILTQKIKPQKIAEINIHDRLPESSTDMDVFITVANHLAKGGAISVVGKEIESLKTISTIKAVVSSDLNSIKGYIVYIDHFGNCITNISKKQFEEIGKKRQFEIFYEKNRVKIDKKTIKKIHKSYSDFVVNDSFKLKNYEGEKLALFNESGFLEICIYKSNPNTVGSAKSLLGLNYYDEITIQFS, via the coding sequence ATGTCAATAATTACACTCACTACCGACTTTGGACTAAAAGACCACTTTGTGGGTGCGTTAAAAGGTAAAATATTATCAGAAAATCCTGACGCTCAAATTGTTGACATTTCACACTGTATCGATTTATTTAATATTACTGAAGCTAGTTATATTATTAGTGCTGCTTATAGTAGTTTTCCAAAAGGAACTGTACACTTAATTGGAGTTGATAGTGAACGTACAATTGACACTTCTCATATTGTAATGCAATGGAATGATCATTACTTTGTTTGTGCGGATAATGGGATTTTAAGTATTTTGACTCAAAAAATAAAGCCACAAAAAATTGCAGAAATTAACATTCATGACAGACTACCTGAATCATCAACTGATATGGATGTTTTTATAACTGTTGCAAATCATTTGGCTAAAGGAGGTGCGATTAGTGTTGTTGGTAAAGAAATTGAATCTTTAAAAACTATTAGCACTATCAAAGCGGTTGTTTCTTCTGATTTAAATTCAATAAAAGGGTATATTGTTTACATAGACCATTTTGGGAACTGTATTACAAATATTTCAAAAAAACAATTTGAAGAAATTGGCAAAAAAAGGCAATTTGAGATTTTTTACGAGAAAAACAGAGTCAAAATAGATAAAAAAACCATTAAAAAAATACACAAATCCTATTCAGATTTTGTAGTGAATGACTCCTTTAAATTAAAAAATTATGAAGGTGAAAAACTTGCTCTTTTTAATGAAAGTGGTTTTTTAGAAATTTGTATCTATAAAAGTAATCCCAACACTGTTGGATCTGCCAAATCATTATTAGGTCTTAATTATTATGATGAAATAACCATTCAATTTTCTTAA
- a CDS encoding DEAD/DEAH box helicase gives MANFEQFNLPKSLQKAIDDLHFTTPTPIQEKSFSVIMSGRDMMGIAQTGTGKTFAYLLPLLKQYKFVNTYNPRIMILVPTRELVVQVVEEVEKLTTYMSVRTLGIYGGVNINTQKNQVYQGIDILVGTPGRIMDLALDGVLGLQEVTKLVIDEFDEMLNLGFRPQLTSILSMLKPKRQNILFSATMTDEVDEILNDYFDFPEEVTLAASGTPLEKIEQLSYHIPNFNTKVNLLKHLLNTDESLERLLVFVNNKKIADMLFDKIDADFPGQFGVIHSNKSQNYRLLTMQDFQNGVLRGLITTDVMARGLDISNITHVINFEMAEVPEQYIHRIGRTGRADASGIAISFIAPREEDIKIEAEMLMEMEIKILETPSEVEISTQLIGPEKEKQKIKFLTKKPKLSENSGFHEKSEKNKKVNLGGPSKTKKKTGTSVNRNILKSRAAKKKKK, from the coding sequence ATGGCAAATTTCGAACAGTTCAATCTTCCTAAATCTTTACAAAAAGCTATAGATGATTTACACTTCACAACCCCTACTCCTATTCAGGAAAAATCGTTTTCTGTTATTATGTCAGGACGTGATATGATGGGAATTGCTCAAACTGGTACCGGAAAAACTTTTGCATATTTATTACCATTACTAAAACAATACAAATTTGTAAATACCTACAATCCCAGAATAATGATTTTGGTTCCTACTCGTGAACTTGTTGTACAAGTTGTTGAAGAAGTAGAGAAGTTAACAACCTATATGTCTGTTAGAACATTAGGCATTTATGGTGGAGTAAATATTAATACACAAAAAAATCAAGTATACCAAGGAATAGACATTTTGGTAGGGACACCTGGTCGTATTATGGATTTAGCTCTTGATGGTGTATTAGGCTTACAGGAAGTAACTAAATTGGTTATTGATGAGTTTGATGAAATGCTTAATTTAGGTTTCCGTCCTCAATTAACATCTATTTTATCCATGTTAAAACCAAAGAGACAAAACATTTTGTTTTCGGCTACGATGACTGATGAAGTAGATGAGATTCTAAATGATTATTTCGATTTTCCTGAAGAAGTAACATTGGCAGCTTCTGGAACTCCTCTTGAAAAAATTGAACAATTATCTTACCACATACCTAACTTTAATACAAAAGTTAACTTACTAAAACATTTACTAAATACAGATGAATCACTTGAAAGGCTTTTAGTATTTGTGAACAACAAGAAAATTGCCGATATGCTTTTCGATAAAATTGACGCAGATTTTCCTGGTCAATTTGGAGTAATACACTCTAATAAGTCACAAAATTACCGTTTGTTGACCATGCAAGATTTTCAAAATGGTGTTTTACGTGGATTAATTACTACTGATGTAATGGCTCGTGGCTTAGATATATCTAACATCACTCATGTTATCAACTTTGAAATGGCAGAAGTTCCTGAGCAATACATTCACCGAATTGGGCGTACAGGTCGTGCGGATGCTTCGGGTATTGCGATAAGTTTCATAGCACCTCGTGAGGAAGACATCAAAATAGAAGCAGAAATGCTTATGGAAATGGAAATTAAAATTTTAGAGACTCCTTCTGAAGTAGAAATTTCAACACAATTAATTGGTCCTGAAAAAGAGAAACAGAAAATTAAATTCTTAACCAAGAAACCTAAATTAAGTGAAAACAGTGGTTTTCACGAAAAATCTGAAAAGAATAAAAAAGTAAATCTTGGTGGTCCTTCTAAAACCAAGAAAAAAACAGGAACTTCAGTAAACCGAAACATTTTAAAAAGCAGAGCTGCTAAAAAGAAAAAGAAATAA
- the gldF gene encoding gliding motility-associated ABC transporter permease subunit GldF: MKAILFKEFRSFFGSPIGYLVIAIFLILNGLFLWVFEGDYNILNTGFADLTPFFTIAPWILLFLIPAVTMRSFSDEKKQGTMELLLTKPMSLWEIVNGKFFGSFLLLIIAIIPTLVYVKVVYDLGLPEGNLDFGSTLGSYFGLLFLMGAYTSIGIYTSSLSDNQIVSFLISVLLCFIIYFGFQGISNYKALESFSSVIASFGMDYHYKSMSRGVIDTRDVIYFASIIFLFLSLTVHKLKSYKL; encoded by the coding sequence ATGAAAGCCATTTTATTTAAAGAATTCCGTTCCTTTTTTGGTTCGCCAATAGGATATTTGGTAATTGCAATATTTTTAATTCTCAATGGATTATTTCTTTGGGTTTTTGAAGGAGATTACAATATTCTTAATACAGGATTTGCCGATTTAACTCCTTTCTTTACAATAGCTCCGTGGATTTTACTTTTCTTGATTCCTGCTGTAACCATGCGCAGTTTTTCAGATGAAAAAAAACAAGGAACTATGGAATTATTACTTACAAAACCAATGTCTTTGTGGGAAATCGTAAATGGTAAATTTTTTGGATCTTTTCTATTACTTATCATAGCAATTATACCAACGCTAGTATATGTTAAAGTAGTTTATGATTTAGGCTTACCAGAAGGTAATCTCGATTTTGGAAGTACTTTAGGTTCTTATTTTGGATTATTATTTCTTATGGGAGCTTATACTTCTATTGGTATATATACGTCATCGCTATCTGACAATCAAATTGTTTCGTTTTTGATTTCGGTACTTCTATGTTTTATCATTTATTTTGGTTTTCAAGGGATTTCAAATTATAAAGCATTAGAAAGTTTTAGCTCAGTAATTGCCTCATTTGGTATGGATTATCATTATAAAAGTATGAGTAGAGGTGTAATTGATACACGAGATGTGATTTATTTTGCAAGCATCATCTTCTTATTTCTTTCTTTAACTGTTCACAAACTAAAATCGTACAAATTATAA
- a CDS encoding PhoH family protein codes for MNERIIELENIAPKDFWGAHDSHLETIKKYYPKLKIVARGTTLKAFGEEEVLDEFEIRFRRLMTHFSRFNNIDDNVIMRVIEGDAQQTGVMDSKDEILVHGLGGKLIKAMTPNQQKLVDFVRKNDMVFAVGPAGTGKTYTGVALAVKALKEKQVKRIILTRPAVEAGENLGFLPGDMKEKLDPYMQPLYDALRDMIPPQTLEDYLLKGIIQIAPLAFMRGRTLDNAFVILDEAQNTTHSQMKMFLTRMGKNAKFIITGDPGQVDLPRRTISGLKEAILVLKDVDGIGIIYLDDKDIVRHRLVKKIIDAYKSIENHD; via the coding sequence TTGAACGAAAGAATTATTGAATTGGAGAATATCGCTCCTAAAGATTTTTGGGGAGCACATGATAGTCATTTGGAAACTATTAAAAAATATTATCCAAAGCTAAAAATTGTGGCAAGAGGAACTACGTTGAAAGCTTTTGGAGAAGAAGAAGTTTTAGATGAATTTGAGATTAGATTTAGGCGTTTAATGACTCACTTTTCTCGTTTTAACAATATCGATGATAATGTTATTATGAGAGTTATAGAAGGCGATGCTCAGCAAACTGGTGTGATGGATTCTAAAGATGAAATTCTGGTTCACGGTTTAGGAGGTAAGTTAATTAAAGCCATGACGCCTAATCAGCAAAAGCTTGTTGATTTTGTTCGAAAAAATGATATGGTTTTTGCAGTTGGACCAGCAGGTACTGGAAAAACATATACAGGTGTTGCGCTTGCAGTAAAGGCTTTAAAAGAAAAACAGGTTAAAAGAATAATTTTAACACGTCCTGCTGTTGAAGCTGGAGAAAATTTAGGATTTTTGCCTGGGGATATGAAAGAAAAGTTGGATCCATACATGCAACCATTATACGATGCATTACGTGATATGATTCCTCCTCAAACACTAGAAGATTATTTATTAAAAGGTATTATACAAATTGCTCCTTTGGCTTTTATGAGAGGTAGAACGTTAGATAATGCTTTTGTTATTCTTGATGAAGCACAAAATACAACACATTCACAAATGAAAATGTTTTTAACTCGTATGGGGAAAAATGCAAAGTTTATCATTACAGGTGATCCGGGTCAAGTAGATTTACCTAGAAGAACTATTTCTGGGTTAAAAGAAGCTATACTAGTTTTGAAAGATGTAGATGGAATTGGAATAATTTATTTAGACGACAAAGATATTGTTCGCCATAGATTGGTGAAAAAAATAATTGATGCATATAAGAGTATAGAAAATCATGATTAA
- a CDS encoding PaaI family thioesterase, with protein sequence MYQQLAKIAQKFIKESTFLKFGFNISPMYRRSTARVIYISDDIKTVKIKIPLSYKNRNYVGSIFGGSLFAAVDPIPMIQLMYILKEEYIVWDKAANIKFKRPAREDMYATFEFTNKEIEDIIAKVMEQKEFEHHKLTQITNKTGDVVFCEVTKTIYIAQKEFYKEKKAKRE encoded by the coding sequence ATGTACCAACAGCTAGCCAAAATAGCCCAAAAATTTATAAAAGAATCAACTTTTTTAAAGTTTGGCTTCAACATCTCACCTATGTACCGAAGAAGTACAGCACGAGTAATATATATATCTGACGATATTAAAACTGTCAAAATAAAGATTCCTCTCAGTTATAAAAACAGAAATTATGTGGGTTCAATTTTTGGCGGTAGTTTGTTTGCAGCAGTAGACCCAATTCCTATGATACAGCTAATGTATATTTTAAAGGAGGAATATATTGTTTGGGATAAAGCAGCAAATATCAAATTCAAAAGACCAGCTCGTGAAGATATGTATGCTACTTTCGAATTTACAAATAAAGAAATTGAAGATATTATTGCTAAAGTGATGGAGCAAAAAGAATTTGAACATCATAAACTTACTCAAATTACAAACAAAACTGGTGATGTTGTGTTTTGTGAAGTGACAAAAACAATTTATATCGCCCAAAAAGAATTCTATAAAGAGAAAAAAGCGAAAAGAGAATAG
- a CDS encoding response regulator translates to MKKAQLTFIIDDDNIFVFVLKKLLEKNENFVEFRDFKNGEDVIEILEKDVAQFPDIILLDINMPVVDGWQFLQKLEELPNKDRLNIFVMSSSIDVADVEKAKQFTTVKNYVSKPINQDKLNQLLEQI, encoded by the coding sequence ATGAAGAAAGCACAACTTACATTTATAATAGATGATGACAATATTTTTGTTTTTGTCCTGAAAAAACTACTGGAAAAAAATGAAAACTTCGTTGAATTTAGAGACTTTAAAAACGGAGAAGATGTGATAGAAATCTTAGAAAAAGATGTAGCACAATTTCCTGATATTATATTGCTTGACATTAACATGCCCGTTGTAGATGGCTGGCAGTTTTTGCAAAAACTGGAAGAATTACCTAACAAAGACAGATTAAACATTTTTGTGATGTCTTCTTCCATAGATGTTGCTGATGTAGAGAAAGCAAAGCAATTTACTACGGTTAAAAATTACGTTTCAAAACCAATTAATCAGGATAAGCTTAATCAATTACTCGAACAGATATAA
- the gldG gene encoding gliding motility-associated ABC transporter substrate-binding protein GldG: MKNTKTLVVTIIVLIAVNTISNFFFHRFDLTADKRYTLSETSLNILKNAKEPIYVDVFLEGSFPAEFKRLQTETKQILEEFKAYNPNIIYQFVNPLEDSDKAEATMESFLERGLTPIKVTVDDKGKQSQEVVFPWAVATYKDESTKIPLLKNRLGASTQEKVISSVQHLEYAFADAFHKITTPKEKKIAVIKGNGEMADAYQVDFLRTLGESYFLGAFTLDSVAKNPVKTLKQLQNFDLALIAKPKEAFSDQEKQVLDQFLINGGKTIWLVESVNIDMDNLKQNGSAFAFPFDLGLNDMFFKYGFRINPHLVKDLQATPIALATGERGNETQYENYPWFFAPYVFPQSHHPIVNNIDGVKLDFTNPIDVLKNDIKKTVLLQSSIYSKKIGTPVEIDLKTVNEKPNPQDYTPGNLPVALLLEGYFSSVYENRVLPFKDPDFKAKGKSSKMIVVADGDIIKNQLDEKGQPMELGYDKWTNQMYSNKEFLMNCVNYLLDDNGLINIRSKEVDLPLLDKEKVYEEYTYTQLLTVGLPLLILTLFGIAITYFRKRQFSR, encoded by the coding sequence ATGAAAAATACAAAGACTTTAGTTGTAACAATTATTGTACTGATTGCAGTAAATACAATTAGTAATTTCTTTTTTCATCGTTTCGATTTAACTGCTGATAAAAGATATACCTTATCTGAAACTTCATTAAACATTCTAAAAAATGCTAAAGAACCTATATATGTAGATGTTTTTCTAGAAGGAAGTTTTCCTGCCGAATTCAAGCGTTTACAAACAGAGACAAAGCAAATTTTAGAAGAATTTAAAGCCTATAACCCTAACATTATCTATCAATTTGTTAATCCTTTGGAAGATTCTGATAAAGCAGAGGCTACGATGGAATCTTTTTTGGAAAGAGGATTAACGCCAATAAAAGTAACTGTTGATGATAAAGGAAAACAATCTCAAGAAGTAGTATTTCCATGGGCAGTTGCTACCTATAAAGATGAAAGTACCAAAATACCTTTACTTAAAAACCGATTAGGAGCATCAACCCAAGAAAAAGTCATTAGCTCTGTACAACATTTAGAATACGCTTTTGCAGATGCTTTTCACAAAATTACCACTCCAAAAGAAAAGAAAATTGCTGTTATTAAAGGAAATGGTGAAATGGCAGATGCTTATCAAGTGGATTTTTTAAGAACTCTGGGAGAAAGCTATTTTTTAGGAGCCTTTACTTTAGATTCTGTTGCTAAAAATCCTGTAAAAACTTTAAAACAGCTTCAAAATTTTGATTTAGCCTTAATAGCAAAACCCAAAGAAGCTTTTTCAGACCAGGAAAAACAAGTTTTAGATCAGTTTTTAATTAATGGCGGAAAAACGATCTGGTTGGTCGAATCTGTAAACATAGATATGGATAACCTAAAACAAAATGGCTCAGCTTTTGCTTTTCCATTCGACTTAGGTCTAAACGATATGTTCTTTAAATACGGTTTCAGAATTAATCCGCATTTAGTGAAAGATTTACAAGCAACTCCTATTGCCTTGGCAACTGGAGAACGTGGCAATGAAACACAATATGAAAACTATCCGTGGTTTTTTGCTCCTTATGTCTTTCCTCAAAGTCATCATCCTATTGTAAACAATATAGATGGTGTAAAGCTTGACTTTACAAATCCAATTGACGTATTAAAGAATGATATTAAGAAGACTGTTTTATTACAATCTTCTATTTATTCTAAAAAAATTGGAACACCAGTCGAAATTGATTTGAAAACTGTAAATGAAAAACCAAACCCTCAGGATTATACTCCGGGAAATTTACCTGTAGCATTGCTTTTAGAAGGTTATTTTTCATCTGTATATGAAAATAGAGTATTACCTTTTAAAGATCCTGATTTTAAAGCCAAAGGAAAATCGTCAAAAATGATCGTTGTTGCTGATGGAGACATTATCAAAAATCAATTGGACGAAAAAGGGCAACCTATGGAATTAGGATATGACAAATGGACTAATCAAATGTATTCTAACAAAGAGTTTTTAATGAATTGTGTCAATTATTTACTGGATGACAACGGACTTATTAACATTAGAAGCAAGGAAGTTGATTTACCTTTATTAGACAAAGAAAAAGTGTACGAAGAGTACACATACACTCAGTTGCTTACAGTTGGCTTACCTTTGTTGATTTTAACTCTGTTCGGAATAGCTATTACTTACTTTAGAAAAAGACAATTTTCGCGTTAA
- the dnaN gene encoding DNA polymerase III subunit beta yields MKFIVSSSYLLKQLQVLGSVINSSNTLPILDNFLFELKQNQLIVSSSDLETTMSATLSIDSTSEGSVAVPAKLLLEILKTFPEQPLTFTVEENNTIEISSQSGKYALAYAPGEEFPKSVNLEEPSKTIVPAEVLSTAVSKTIFAAGNDDLRPVMSGVFFQFSTDGLIFVATDAHKLVKYARADVKASQVAEFIMPRKPLTILKGILATSDAEVTIEYNDANATFSFDNYVLTCRLIDGKYPNYEAVIPKENPNKLLIDRTQFLNSVRRVAIFSNKTTHQIRLKIAGTELNISAEDIDYSNKAEERLTCDYQGDDMQIGFNSRFLTEMLTNLQSDMIMLEMSMPNRAGILTPADGLDEGETVTMLVMPVMLNN; encoded by the coding sequence ATGAAATTTATAGTATCAAGTTCTTATTTACTAAAACAACTTCAGGTTTTAGGTAGTGTTATTAATAGTAGCAATACTTTACCTATATTAGATAATTTTTTGTTTGAGTTAAAACAAAATCAATTAATCGTTTCTTCATCAGATTTAGAAACAACAATGTCTGCTACTCTTTCTATCGATTCTACAAGCGAAGGAAGCGTTGCTGTTCCTGCTAAGTTATTATTAGAAATATTAAAAACTTTCCCTGAACAACCTTTAACATTCACTGTTGAAGAAAATAACACAATTGAGATTAGTTCTCAATCAGGAAAATATGCCTTAGCATATGCTCCAGGAGAAGAGTTCCCTAAATCAGTTAATTTAGAAGAGCCTTCAAAAACTATTGTTCCTGCTGAAGTACTTTCTACAGCAGTAAGCAAAACAATTTTTGCGGCGGGTAATGACGATTTACGTCCAGTAATGAGTGGTGTATTCTTCCAGTTTTCTACAGATGGATTAATTTTTGTGGCTACAGATGCTCACAAATTAGTGAAATATGCCCGCGCTGATGTTAAAGCGTCTCAAGTAGCTGAATTCATTATGCCAAGAAAACCTTTAACTATTTTAAAAGGTATTTTAGCAACTTCTGATGCTGAAGTGACTATCGAATATAATGATGCTAATGCAACATTTTCTTTTGATAATTATGTATTGACTTGTCGTTTAATTGATGGTAAATACCCTAATTACGAAGCTGTAATACCTAAGGAGAATCCAAACAAATTATTAATAGACAGAACACAATTTTTAAATTCAGTTCGTCGTGTGGCTATTTTCTCAAACAAAACCACTCACCAAATTCGTTTAAAAATTGCTGGAACCGAATTAAACATTTCTGCTGAAGATATTGATTACTCAAATAAAGCTGAAGAGCGTTTAACTTGTGATTATCAAGGTGACGATATGCAAATTGGTTTCAATTCACGTTTCTTGACAGAAATGCTTACAAACCTTCAATCTGACATGATTATGCTTGAAATGTCAATGCCTAACAGAGCTGGTATCTTGACTCCTGCAGATGGTCTTGATGAAGGTGAAACGGTTACAATGCTTGTTATGCCAGTTATGCTTAACAACTAA